tatatatagttttaacaGAGTATTGTGATTATATTGTAAACTGCATTAATACAAAAGCTTGAATATTTATTCCAGCTCTCTACACTCTATATAAAagtattcattcaaataaatatgaacaaacatgttatataaatgtaaatgtaccttTTTTTCTGCAACAAATACCTTCAAATTTACTATTTaaacagtacatttacatttatattttctgcaataaGTTTCAATTGATCATTTTTTTGCAGCAATACATTCAactttattttctgcagtatataagtttacagttatatttttccacaagaaatatatatatatatattttaaaaaagtatattttttgCAACATGTGAGTTAAAATTTGTAATTTTTGcaacaaatacatttacattgatATTTTCTACAACAAATATGTTTCAATTGATATTCTTCCACATCAGAtatgtttaaatgtatatttccTGCAAaggaaattatttatatttctggaaCGCATTTTTCAACAACTACATTGAAATCTATAtttactaaacacacacacacacacacacacacacacacacacacacacacacacacatatatatatatatatacagggtgtaccaaaagtctccatacatcgggggaaattaacacttttgagcaaaatgtcttccaaaatttatatatatatatctatacatttctttcagatagcctttaagaacgcctttaaTAAAGACGAGCGTACAGAAATCATCCTCAGGGacggatcaggaagctgtcgcaagctTGTGACGAACGTGCAGTTACATGCATAACTACCGATGTGTTTACACCAGGTCATCCTGAGTGGAAGTGGAAGAGATGACTCTGTGTGTGATTACACAGAAACGCGAACATGTGGAggatgttttataaataaattgacaTTTTGCCGAAGCGTTCATTTCCCCAAAGTGTGGAGATTTTTGGGacacactgtatgtgtgtgtgtgtgtgtgtgtgtgtgtgtgtgtatatatatatatatatataaaagtgagAAATCTACAACATCGTTCTATTCTGCATAATTTTTACACCATCctttacaaatgaacaaatatcaGAGAAACAGGACTGTAAAGTCGCACAGACTGTAAAAGGTTCCATGTTAAATAagctttttcttcctcttctttttttccctccaaagcTGTGACACGCCTTCGACCCGACCCGACCCGACCCGCACCGCGCCACGGCGAGACGTGCAGCGTGTAAAACACCGAACTCTGCAGTACATACACGTTATTTCACACTGTTCCTACTTTTAAACGAATGGTTACGCAGTACTTAACCCCCGTCACACCGCTGGTACGTTACAGACTCGACACCCAGCGCACACAGCAACTCAAGCTAACTTTTTAtcttcagaaaaagaaaaaaaaaaaaagcacaatttgtttttgttgtcgtttttgtttattgtaagCGTGTTCTGTACAGAAATGTTTCCTCGTTAGCGTACTTATTTCTACAGCCGGCACaattaataaaatcatttcccAACATTCTGTCCGTCTCTTAcggtaaaaatgtttttacgtttttatttattttatacatttattcatctttttttttttttgcatgtttaatTCATTAGTATTCGAGTAAAGATGTAAAAAGCCTTGAGAAACTGCAAACGAACTTCACACCACTCGCACTTCTCTATTCGACTCGACCACCACACGAACCGCAGGCTGCAAGCGCAGAGAACACAATTGCAGcaagaaaacacaaaagcagaagTTTCCAGCTTTTACGTCTAAACTCTACCAGCGTTAAATAATACACTGACAAAATGAACTAACTTTCTCTATGTTCAGTTAATTCAATGAAACGAACACATTAAAGGAATACGAACTTATGGCATTgatattaaaattaatattaaattcCACCCCTAGTATTAAACTATTATTAAGTTCTATTAAATTAAcagcaaatatattttatatacacacatgttcTACGTTATAAAGTATACAATTTTTTGTCCACTTTAAAGAACATTCTAGCAATTCTTCTGAACTCTGAACTTTTTTTAATTCGCCGCATCAgcattatattgtatatattttattttattattttttctaaatACGGTAATAATAATCGGACATCGTAAATTGTAAACCTGTGACACCGGGACGGATTCTCGGATATTATACAATCACACCGTTCCATTCAAGggtgttcattcatttcttgCAAGCTGAAGCAGTTAAGCTTCACTTCTGCATTGGTTGTTCGTAAATGTCGTAAtaattcctgttttagttgccgGTTCACCCGCGCTTACATGAGACCCACTAAAAGCAGAAGCTTCAGGGTGCGTGTTCAGGGtgtgaaaacattttcacatgGTACAGGCTCTGTATTAGCGCTTACAGGCGAGTGGTTATAGGACCGGAAATATGAGAGAACGGGGACAGATGGGAACTTGTTCTGTGGACGTTCTACAACCTCAAACAGGACTGTAGATGTATAAAAAGTTTGACATATTCTTTTTTAGTAAATTAAAATTTGTAATCATTTGCGgtgaaggaataaaacactcgggcgGTCATAggatgctatatatatatatgtgtgtgtgtgtgtgtgtgtgtgtgtgtgtatatatatatatttatcacacTACTGCATCACTGAGTATTTTATTACAACAGCACATCacagatgtttatatatatatatatatatatgtataatatactgtatatatactgtatatatctgcAGTTATACCAGTGACAGGAATTCTGGTTCATTCCAGTGAGTCAGTACATCATTTGACTCTTTCAGCTGCCAAACGACTCCTTGACATTTTGTCCTAGACTGAACAGAGTTTACgatttcttttgtttaataaatgacGGCGAAGGGAAAGTAAGTCTCGAGTTTCAGCCTCAGTGGAACTCGTGCTCTGCTTGAAAGGGCGAAAACACTAAAGTATAATCGGACTTGATTACCGAAAAGATTCAAAGATTCTGTAGGTTTACAtcgaaatatttttttttatcgaaTTTATTTATACGCTGCAAgtgtaacatgtaaaacaaacaaaagacaaacaaactgCCTCATATATTCTCAGCTACGATTTCAGCTTGAACGCTTTCAGGCCGTTCTCACGAAGAAATATTGGGATGAAGAAGCTTTAGCGCGTCCGTTTAAATAACCGGACTTTGATCAGTTACTTGCAGCGGATTAAGTTTCCTTCTGGGTTTAAAGCTGAGAGCGGAGTCATTTCTTCTCGTGACGGCGTTTCTCTGCGTTAATCAGAAGGATGAGGACGGTGGAGACCAGCATGTCCAGCAACGTCACACACAGCACCAGGATTTCCACctgtataaaacacacacacacacacacacacacacacacagtaaataagTTCAGTCATAGTTAACACTGCATGTTAAAAGAACCAGAACAAAACACCAAACTTTGATATTTTGGCTGATTTCAGCTGTATTTCTAGTTTGTTTTCttccaaatgttttttttaagcccAGAAATATTCAGTTTGAATCTGAGGACCTCATGTTCCAGCTTTTTCTCCTGCTTCACAGGGTCACGGATAGCGTTATACTCGGCTAAATCCACACACAGCAGCACGGCTCCAATCGCAGCTACGACCAGGCAGAAGATGTTGGAGTGAAAACACATCTGCGGGAGAAAACGAACACGTCGAGCGTttgagaaagaaacagaaagaaacgTCGTTATTGCACGTGTATAAGGCAGAGACGTGAACCTGTAAGATTGTGGGGTGTCTGTAGAGCAGCATGGAGAAAAGTCCAGCAATCAGGAACTGAAACATAacacgaaaagaaaaaaagcaagatTTATAGCACAAAGAGTTCCTGGAAAGCAACGTCGTAAATAAAGAACTGTACGTCAATGTATATACAGCatagggaataaaacactgtgtgtgtgtgtgtgtgtgattatagcacagcaatttgcccataattacagtttttaatttattaaagcaaagtgtTTCATGCTTTCTTTTTATCCAGTTAcagatacatttaatgttgtggaatttcTAGACATGCGAAAGAAGTTGGACAAGTTgctctttcattttatttttacaccggAGCTAAGATGCTGATTATAATTAGACAAGATGTCTTATCTGAGCTTTCACAGGAAGAGTTCATCTTTTAATCTGCATCATATTTCCTACAGCTTTAGGAGGCACGGCcggtggaggggggggggggggctgggggggggctgggggaggggggagtctgggggggggggggagtctgGGGGCGGAGGGGGTTGGAGTGATACTAAACTGTGCTATATGGATGACTACAAACTACAAAAACAAGAATCAGACACCAATCATGTCctgaaaaaaaaggtttttaattttttttggtgttgtttttgtttatttgtttgcagATTGCTCCCTTAAACCTTTTCTGAGATATTTATaacataataatttttttttaccagaatGCCAGTGATGATGGGGACTCTGAACAAGATGAGGAACAGGTGATTAATTGGGAAGGACACAGCAAACATGACTCCGAGTCCAATGCTCAAAACACCACTGCTGATCTGCACGGCctagggagggggagggggggagggggcgggagagagagggggggggcgggggagagagagagagagagattaactCATTGATAAGAACTGGAGAATAAGCAGAAAGAGGGTATTTCGGTTTATTTTTTGAATACACTCATAAGTGAGTGTTAATGGTGCAGTAAGCGATCTTACGGCCCAGACTGCCGGTTCTCTCTTCAGAAGCTGGTGCAGAGGAAGTTCTGGGGCAGGAATGAGCTCAGAGACTCTGTAATGTTTAATCAGTGGGCCCTCGTCTTCCCGATGCCCACGTCGCGCCGAGTgatcctccatcacatccataGATAAATTAACACACGCCATCACACGGCTACGGTAAACAGGAGTTAACAC
This genomic interval from Ictalurus punctatus breed USDA103 chromosome 23, Coco_2.0, whole genome shotgun sequence contains the following:
- the si:ch211-269k10.4 gene encoding uncharacterized protein si:ch211-269k10.4, with product MACVNLSMDVMEDHSARRGHREDEGPLIKHYRVSELIPAPELPLHQLLKREPAVWAAVQISSGVLSIGLGVMFAVSFPINHLFLILFRVPIITGILFLIAGLFSMLLYRHPTILQMCFHSNIFCLVVAAIGAVLLCVDLAEYNAIRDPVKQEKKLEHEVEILVLCVTLLDMLVSTVLILLINAEKRRHEKK